In the Populus trichocarpa isolate Nisqually-1 chromosome 1, P.trichocarpa_v4.1, whole genome shotgun sequence genome, AAGATGGTCTTGCACCCATTAATCTCTACGTTGGGGATGTGGGAAATCTTGTCCAAATCTTCCCCTTTTTTCAACCTTAATTCTAGCAAAGGGCATCCCCAGATTGCAAGAGAAGAAAGGGAGGAGGGAAGCCCCTCTTCTGGCATGGATTCAAGCTCAGAGCAAGCCACAATCTCCAATTTTCTCAGAGAGGTGAGGTGGTGAAGCTCATTTGAATCCAGAGATTTCAGATTTAGAAGACCCCATATTGTAAGTGATTTAAGACTTGGGGGCAGCATCATCATCTTCTCTGGGAAGAATTCCGCATCTTGTATTGGACcaattttaagatttgaaaGAGAAGGGAGTGATTGCAAATGCCATTGCATGCGATGAGGAATGAGTCTGTGGCACTCAATGATCTCTAGCGACTCTAATTTGGAGGGAAAACCCCCTTCTGGAAACAACTCAAGTTTTGAGCAAGCATATAGACACAGATCCACAAGGGAAGGGAAGAGTTAATGCATGTGCTTAGGGAACGACTCCAAGTTTATGCACTCGAGTAACTGAAGCTTTCTCAATTCCGGAGCACGTAATTCGGGAAAGTATACTAGATTAGGACATTGTATTATTTTCAGAGAAGCGAGAGAAGTGAAATTCACAAGACATTCCTCATCTGCACATAGTGATTCAAGATTTGCGCACCTTTTGATCTCAAGACTTCGTAAGTTGGGGAACAGCTCCAGGTTTAAGCACTTGAGTGAATCACATTTCTCGACTTCAATTGCCTGTAAAAATGTGGAGATGCCACCTATTTGCTCCATTCCCTTGAGCAGGAAATCTCCCTTAAGACTAACCAACCCTGGAGacgatttttttataaacatgtaACGAGAATTTCCATTCAATTTCATTGTAGTGAAGATGGGATTCCTTGGAATTGAAACAACAAGCAATGGACAATTTTCAATTCCAAGTGTTGACAAGGAAGGAAGAATAGGCAAAGCGTTTGTTAAGTTCGGACAATCTTGTATCCAAAGCTCCTTGAGGAGTGGGAAAGCGCCTCCTCCTTCTTCATCACTATCTGTATAAGGAATCCATTCACGCCATCGCGGCATAAATAGGAACTCTAACTTTTGGAGAGAAGCAATGGTTTCTTCATGGACGGGCAACGTCCATAGAACTCAGAACCAACAGCCACGATTCTGTCGAGGGACATGACACAGAGCTGCTTGAGAGATGATAACTGCCCAAGTGGTGGTAAGGAGGTGCAATTTTTACATTGATTAAGTGTCAATGTTGCTAGATTTGAGAAGGCAGAGTCTCCTACCCAATCTGGAAACAGTCTACCTCCATAACCACAAATGACAAGACTCTTCACATTTGAATGAGGCTCTAGTTTTTCAAGTATGACTCTCCCCCGCTGTGAGTCACCAGTGCGACCATCCCATGAGAAACGCAACTTCTCAAGGTGCTTCTTGCTCTTTAAATCAGCTTCCAAAGCATCTTGAACACTCAGAGTGTTTTGGAGATCCCAAATACTAAGCGTTCCACGTAGATTTACAAGCTTCCCGAGCTCTTTCAAATTGGATCCACTCTGTTTTCCTAGAAAGAAATCTGTCAATTTTTGAAGCATTATTAACTTCCTCATTTGTGATGGCATCTCTCTCAAGCATGTCCCTTCTATAATGAGATGTTGTAAGTTTATCAAGTTTGACATGTTGGTTGGCAGCACCATGAGATGACGACACCCTCTCAAGATTATTGTTTGCAAAGAGTACAAGGCGCTGACCTTTTCGGGTAGCCTCGTCATGTTCATTGCAGAAAGGTCCAGGTACCGCAGATGTTTCAAGTTGCCAATTGAATCCAGCAATGGAGTTATCCATACAATTTTCTCAAGGGTGTACAACTCCCAGTACTGTCGAGACAAAGAAAGCACCCGTAGACGATTCAACATTGGCAATAAATCATGCAATACCTTTTCATCCAAATCTATGTGGAATTTACTTTCATCTGACATGGATGCAAAGGTGCGCAAAGGTGGGACTTCATGAATATCCTCAAAATTCTTCAAGACATGATTATAATCTTTAAGTTGATGTGAGAAATGACGAGTCTTTTTCGGAGCCTTAGACGAACCAAATTCCCCTACCTTGAAGCAAAACTCTCCAGACACATACTGAGCTAAGTCATTTATGAGGTCATGCATGATGAAACTTGATGGATCATCTCTTGATTGTTGAAATAATGATCTCCATACAAGATCATCGAAGTACTCGTTGCCTCTATATTCCATGTCCTCATTTCCGAGGAAGCCCTCTGCCATCCATAACATGATTAATTGATCCTTTCGAAATGTGCTTCCCTTGGGGATAATAGCACAGTAGGAGGAGCACCGTTTTTCATCGGAAGGGAGATGATAATAGCTCAATTTTAGAGCTGGAGGAATGTTTTCATTTGACAGACTCCACATGCGTCTCTTTGCTATCATCTCCCATTCCTTATAATCTGTTTTAGAGTGAAAAACACCCCCAAGTGTTCTTGCAGCCAAAGGAAGTCCTTTGCACTTGCTCACTATTTCTCTACCAAGTTCTTCCAAGTGTGACTCTGCAGTGGAATTTATGCCACCAAATGCATGGTTAGCAAACAACAACCAGCACTCCTCATCTGTTATTCCATCCACAGGATGAGGGGGGATGGCAGTTTCGATGGCTTTTGCCACATGTTCACTGTGCGTTGTTACAATGATCTTGCTTCCTTTCTCCACATCCTGCAAAGATAGCAATAACTCGTGCCACTCATTGTACTCAATGCTGCAAACATTATCTAGAACAAGGAAAACCTTTTTCCCCTTCAACGCCTCCTTTAGAAGCTCATCTGCTTCCTTGTTAGCAAAAATCTTTGCATTGACCTCCTTAAGCATATCCTCAATTACCCTGGACACATCGAATTGTTCAGCAACCCAAACCCATGCTTTCAGTTGGAACATTTGCTCTACTCTCCTGTCATTGTAGACAATCTGAGCAAGAGTGGTTTTTCCAACCCCACCAAGACCCACTATAGGAATTGCAACTACTTTTGGGCCATTTTCACGGTCCAATTTCAAGAGCTCCATTACAGCTTCCTTATCAGCATCCCTTCCATAAACATGAAATTCATCCGGCAGAGGACCTTTTTTCTCTGTCAATGGTTTTCCTCCTGCTATACCTTCTATCGGACGAAGATCACCCTTATGTCTTACTGCACGCTCAAGTTTCTCAAAAATCTTCTTTAACTTCTCTGCCgtttccttctccttcttgCTAAGAAGATTGAGTTTGGAAGACAAAAAGTTCCACACGTGATCCATGCTGGTTTGAGAGTAACCTTCAAACTTTGATCGCTGAGCTTCATAACCAATTTCATCCAACACGTCTTCGGTTTCATAGACAGCATCCTTAACCTCACCGAGCCAATTCTTCACATCTGGCTTGATCAGCTGCTTCTCCTCAGCGtcatcaagcaaaaaaaaaggaatcattCTTGGTATGCAAAGACGTTGCAGGAAAAACACGAATTATGTTCACATTTGGTATATGTGAAAGAGATCATTCATAATAGCATGATGTTATGAAACCTGTTCTGTCCCAATAAGTTGAGCTAGTTACCTGCTGACTTGGAGCTTGGCCCACGGAGAGTCTGCTTTTgactattttaaaaagttgattATGTGAAACTCAAGCGACTCGACTAAACTGGAGTAAGATTTGTACAGGTTAAttctaagtatttttttaatttttgtccaaaaccatgtttttttagttttttttttttttttttatcctaaacaacgttgttttgggataaattcaatttgattcacAGATCTATGGATTGACCATATAGCAACCCGAGCCTCGAGCTTCTTCTGATAGCTGTGACTAGCACTAAGAGATTAATGAAGAATTACATCTATctgataaattcaaaataataatttttttaaaaaaaatattaaaatgataatgtaTTAAATCTACTAGgttaatattgaaatgattGCAGCTAGCTCTATCTGATAACAGGACCGCATTGTGGCTGATGTCAAACGAAGACCTTCTCTGCGAAGTCAGGACAGGACCAAGGCCAAGCTGAACTCTACTGCCACGACCCAGTAGAGCAGGCTGCCATGTGTgaagccagccagccagccaagCCTGCACGGCACCTGGCTCTGCAAGCAGGACGGGTCCTGAATTGAGTGCCGGCGAACCACACCCTCTAGTTCAGCCAACGTTCCATCACTTCAATGCCCCCACTTGGGTCATAAGCCAGCGCAACCTAGATGGCTCCGCGATACATCACTTGTGGCATGGGCCTTGTATGGCCTTCGTTaccaatgtgggatttgaaaaataaagcagTAAAGGGGTAGTGCGGTTCTATCCGTTCGAGTCCTAGCATGTTATCAATTTGAATTGGACAGCTTTCGACAGTTGGGTTGGAGCCTTTCACTAATAGAAAGAGTGCAGATGCAGATCGAACAAGATCCGATCTTTGCATTTATTACTATTATATGTCACTCGTAAGTGTGCAAATCCGGTAAAGCAGTAAAGGGGCTGTTCGGTGTAACGTGAAAAGTATCAAACCAACTACAGCTAGACTTTCTGATGGAATATGGCTGAACTAAAACAGAGAAGAGTTCACACACAACATTCTCAAATGGCAACTTCTACTACGGCTATCCCATCCTTCCTGTATCAGATAGTTAAGTTACACAAACTAACAATCTCATATTGTCAGCAAATCTACTACTACTGGAAGTTGTTAGAGAATGGCATGACAGAAGATGCATAAAGATTCAcacagaagaaaaggagaggttCAGAATCAGCGTTTCTATTTGGAGAACGGATTGAGCATATTTCCGTTCTCCACCTAGGGTTCTTACCCAGCTGTTTCTTTCCTCTCCTTGTATCCATGCGCTCATTAATTGGATCCTGACCACCAATCTTTTCTAAGAGCCTCAGCTAATAGCATGATCATCCTTCTTCATCATAatcttcctcctcctcatctACTCTTGTGCTGAGTTGTGCAAGCTGAAGAGGGTCAATAGCCATCTTGTCCATCTCAGAAAGTGACCAACCTGGATATTCTTCATGATTAGTTTCTGCAGCAGGCTCTGCTGATAAGCTAGGGGCTGTAGCGGTGGCGGCAGCTGGTGCTGCTGCAGCGGTGGCGGCAGctggtgctgctgctgcagcGGTGGCAGAAGTGGTGGCGGCAGCTGGTGCTGCTGCAGCTTTTGCATCCTCACTATCATTAACCTCTGCATTAAGATCAAAGTTTCGTTCTGCTTGACTGGCAGCATCACTGGGTATGTTATTTTCCATCACAGATTCCTTTGACTCTGAGCCATTGTCCATCACCACTTCAGGATTCGAGTTATTTTTAACACTCTGCGGAATGGTTGTGGAGGATTCGGATTCAAGGTCACGACTAGAAGTCTCTCTTTCTATATTTCGAGCACCTCGTCCACGACCCCTCCCCcgtcctctccctctccctctgcCGCTGCTGCCAGCATGGCTCGTCTCATGCTGCAAGAACAAAGTCAAAAAATCTCTTTAAATCCCACTCCAATAAAGAACAAGATGTACCAAACTTAAACTGCTGAACATAACATCTTCCTATGTTTGCGGTGCCTTCTGGGGTGAAAAATAGTAGCCAGTGGAACTAATTGTGTGAATTCACTGCAAAACTCACACTCTAAATGATTAAATTGGAGTTGAACTATGATTGAGCATAATGTTACTACCCTTGCAGTTAACTTAGaaagaaccataaaaaaaccaacagatTGATGATTGAAAACAGAGCAGAAAAATGTTTatacatgaaatattttaaggGGTACCCTACCATCCTGCTTCTCTTCAGCTCCTCATCACTGTCATTGCATTCATCTACAGTGGGCTTTCTGGAAGAATTACATGCAAGTGAGCAAACCTAATTTGTCAATCCAAGATCCacataaaaaaggaaatgaaaaataaataaaatgatctcTATAACCACCTCTTTTGAAGAGGTCTATGATCTGCAGCAGCATCAGAGTGACCATGACTATAATCAGGAACCTTGCTGACAATTTCTCTTAGAAAATCAAACACGTTATAGCTCTGTACACAGTGTTTTCTGCAGTTTAAACAAGCAATTCAATTAGAtcatatctaaattaaaaaggtAAGAAGGGGGTGGGAAAACctaagaagaaaaattacaaacgAGAAAATTGACCGTGCAACAAAGAATGACACCccaaacacccaaaaaaataaaaactgaaacaCACACTCTAAACCAACAGGAGAGCTGCAGTTGAAAAGTGAGAAGAGAGGAGGAAAAAAATGCAATCAGCTTCAGCATACATGGTTGATAAGAGCAAATTGAGGACTATTAAACTCAATCATAATTAGTCTCCACAATGAAGGTTGCAAAAGGAGTTTCTGGTGGTGGTAGCAACTCCTAACTACCAACACACATGCATGCGAGCTCATGTATATGGTGGTGCTAAAGACTTGCTCCAACCAAAGTACAGTAAACAAATCAAAGACAATCATTCTGATCAGAGCATTTTAGGAGGACAAACCATATATTCTACGCCTTTTATAGATGGAAGTcagatgattttattttcactcaGAATTTCACGAAACTTCTGTTCTGATAATACAAACCCATAAGTGTTTTCAACAGGGTGGTTTGTTTTCAGACTAAAAAAAGTTGCGAAAATTCAATGCTGGGCCTGGAACACACACTGATTGCCAAGCTACGTGCACTAtgaaaacttataaaaataaagtaaatctGGAAGCAggcatttcattttatttatctcatactgTTCCATTAACTCATGCACATAATACtttcccaaaaaacaaaaaccatgcaGAATTCACTTGGTCTCGTGAACAGACTCATCCATGTTGTAAGctaaaatttatggtttaaaAAGAGAATCAACAAGACAGTTGGATAACCATTCTGGTTCAGCCCCAAAACCCTCCTTGGCCATAGATATTGGTGAAAACACCGCACCTGGTGATTGAACCGTGAACTGATCAACCCAGCGTGGTTTCAAACAATTGGGTGGTTTTTCCTAgactaaaaaatagagaaaattcaATGGTGGGCCTGGAACACAGTCTCATCACCAAGCTTAGCCCACTAAACCACCAGAAAAAAGGCTATCCCTTTG is a window encoding:
- the LOC7455795 gene encoding uncharacterized protein LOC7455795; the protein is MRKKLDTRFPAARIKKIMQADEDVGKIALAVPVLVSKALELFLQDLCDRTYEITLQRGAKTMNSLHLKHCVQSYNVFDFLREIVSKVPDYSHGHSDAAADHRPLQKRKPTVDECNDSDEELKRSRMHETSHAGSSGRGRGRGRGRGRGRGARNIERETSSRDLESESSTTIPQSVKNNSNPEVVMDNGSESKESVMENNIPSDAASQAERNFDLNAEVNDSEDAKAAAAPAAATTSATAAAAAPAAATAAAAPAAATATAPSLSAEPAAETNHEEYPGWSLSEMDKMAIDPLQLAQLSTRVDEEEEDYDEEG
- the LOC7476830 gene encoding putative disease resistance RPP13-like protein 1, translated to MIPFFLLDDAEEKQLIKPDVKNWLGEVKDAVYETEDVLDEIGYEAQRSKFEGYSQTSMDHVWNFLSSKLNLLSKKEKETAEKLKKIFEKLERAVRHKGDLRPIEGIAGGKPLTEKKGPLPDEFHVYGRDADKEAVMELLKLDRENGPKVVAIPIVGLGGVGKTTLAQIVYNDRRVEQMFQLKAWVWVAEQFDVSRVIEDMLKEVNAKIFANKEADELLKEALKGKKVFLVLDNVCSIEYNEWHELLLSLQDVEKGSKIIVTTHSEHVAKAIETAIPPHPVDGITDEECWLLFANHAFGGINSTAESHLEELGREIVSKCKGLPLAARTLGGVFHSKTDYKEWEMIAKRRMWSLSNENIPPALKLSYYHLPSDEKRCSSYCAIIPKGSTFRKDQLIMLWMAEGFLGNEDMEYRGNEYFDDLVWRSLFQQSRDDPSSFIMHDLINDLAQYVSGEFCFKVGEFGSSKAPKKTRHFSHQLKDYNHVLKNFEDIHEVPPLRTFASMSDESKFHIDLDEKVLHDLLPMLNRLRVLSLSRQYWELYTLEKIVWITPLLDSIGNLKHLRYLDLSAMNMTRLPEKVSALYSLQTIILRGCRHLMVLPTNMSNLINLQHLIIEGTCLREMPSQMRKLIMLQKLTDFFLGKQSGSNLKELGKLVNLRGTLSIWDLQNTLSVQDALEADLKSKKHLEKLRFSWDGRTGDSQRGRVILEKLEPHSNVKSLVICGYGGRLFPDWVGDSAFSNLATLTLNQCKNCTSLPPLGQLSSLKQLCVMSLDRIVAVGSEFYGHSDEEGGGAFPLLKELWIQDCPNLTNALPILPSLSTLGIENCPLLVVSIPRNPIFTTMKLNGNSRYMFIKKSSPGLVSLKGDFLLKGMEQIGGISTFLQAIEVEKCDSLKCLNLELFPNLRSLEIKRCANLESLCADEECLLFPEGGFPSKLESLEIIECHRLIPHRMQWHLQSLPSLSNLKIGPIQDAEFFPEKMMMLPPSLKSLTIWGLLNLKSLDSNELHHLTSLRKLEIVACSELESMPEEGLPSSLSSLAIWGCPLLELRLKKGEDLDKISHIPNVEINGCKTIFPA